The nucleotide sequence AGCGGCGGCGGGGAGAGGGCCGTCGCGGGCGACGGGGCGGCGTCAGGTCATCGAGGCGGAGCCGGTACCCTTGTCGTTCATGTTGGTGGTCACGCTCGACTGCGTAACCACCGCTGCGTCGCCGTACACCTTGAGCGCGGGCCTGGCGTAGCCCGCCTTCGCTTCGTCCGGCATCCGTTCCTCGCAGGGTGGGGAGATCACTTCGAGCCAGGCGAGCGCAGCCAGAGCGAGAGCGCCAGCGGCCGCAGCTGCGTCCACAGCGGCGCGTCGTCCGCCGGCCCGCGCCCGCCGACGGTGCGCGACACCTGCGCGGGGTCGACGTACGCCTCGACCTCCGGGCCCAGCGTGCGGCCGCCGAGCCACGCGTCGCCGTCCCGCTCGTGCCGCGCCAGGAGCGGGTCGCCGGGGAGGGGAGACTTGGGGCGGCGGAGGACGGGATCCGGCAGCAGCCCCTTCATCCCCACTCGCAGCAAACCCTTGTCATTATACCACTGTGCGGGGGGAACGGAAAGCAGGAACCGAACGAGCCGCACGTCGAAGAACGGGTGCCGCTGCTCCAGCGGAACGCCGGTGAAGCCGGGGTCCTGGTAGGCGAAGAGGTAGGGCCAGAGCGGCGCCACCAGCTGGTCGTACGCTTCCGGCCGGGTGGGATGCTCCGGCGGCATGGCCGCGTTCTGCGCCGCCACCCGCTCC is from Longimicrobium sp. and encodes:
- a CDS encoding asparagine synthase-related protein, with translation EPVDSALMAIEADQWDLARAHAPVLLTGFGGDAVLRETRSRLARLAMTGHLLRAAWEAGEYAWLHRRIPRPGIRTWRRTRGARLQSAVEVPTWLDGDFARRVAIEERVAAQNAAMPPEHPTRPEAYDQLVAPLWPYLFAYQDPGFTGVPLEQRHPFFDVRLVRFLLSVPPAQWYNDKGLLRVGMKGLLPDPVLRRPKSPLPGDPLLARHERDGDAWLGGRTLGPEVEAYVDPAQVSRTVGGRGPADDAPLWTQLRPLALSLWLRSPGSK